aatttctttccttcctactaaattcaaatttagaataaatatttcatatttctGAATATCTCCGAAATcaaagaattaaaaatattaccatgtgtgcattgccatttttttcccaattggctccatcttttttgcaaatattaatattaaaaacccataaataattaattaacataacttcaaatctttcctaccaaacttgactatatatataatttcttttcttcttgctaaatccaaatttagaataaatatttcatatctCTGAATATCTCCGaaatcaaggaattaaaaatattaccatgtgtgcattgccatttttttcccaattggctccatcttttttggcaaatattaatattaaaaatccataaataattaattactataacttcaaatctttccaagcaaacatgactatatatataattactttccttcttactaaatcctaatttagaataaatatttcatctctgaacgTCTCTGAAGCTGTATTACCATTTTTTCCCAATTAgctccatcgtttttgcaaatattaatattaaaaatccataaataattaattaccataacttcaaatctttccaagcaaacatgactatatatataattactttccttcttactaaatccaaatttagaataaatattgagaatatctaatatttttaaagacctCTGAAGATTTCCAGTGCTACTTTGTAATCCTAACTAGTCTCATGTCTCttccattctctctctctttctctctatctCTAATGTGGTTAGAGTGGCTGAGATCACCAAGTAGAGCTCACACCTCCCCAAGACAGCCGCCGGAGCCACCTTCACCAAGGTACTTCTCCTCCTCATCTTTCAAGGATATCAATGCCATTCTCTTAGAAGAAGAGAATAGATCCAAATCCCAACCTCAAACCCCCAGGAGACCCTCTATTTTCCACCGTGCCTCCCCACTCTACCGCCACCACCGCAACCGCTCTAAAACATTCATAATTTCACCACCTCCTAACCAGGATGACCACAAGATCATCCTCTACTTTACCAGCCTCGGCATTGTCCGCAGAACACTCGAAGATTGCAGAACCGTCAGATCAATCCTCCGTGGATTTCACGTTCCAATTGACGAGCGAGATTTGTCCATGGATGCCGAGTATCTCGACGAGATACAGATGATCAGTGCGTCCAAAAAAGTTAGGTTACCTGCAGTTTTCTTAGGAGGGAAGTATCTTGGTGGGGCCGAGGAGATCAATGAGATGAATGAGAGTGGTGAGTTGAGTAAGCTGATTGGTGGGTTACCGTTTGTAgaaaacaatattaaaattaaatttaatagcgTCTGTGATGTTTGTGGAGGGCTGAGATATGTTCTTTGTGCACAGTGCAATGGCAGCCATAAGATCTACTCTGAGAAGTATGGGTTTAGGACCTGCACATCGTGCAGTGTAAACGGTCTGATTAAGTGCGGCCTATGTTATCCCGTGCAATGTAAACGGTCTGATTAAGTGCTTAAGTGCGGCCTATGTTATCCCGTGAAGCGGCGACGTATGTCAACTTAGTCCTCTATCCACAAtaggaaatataaaaataaaataatattagaatGGAAGTAgca
This genomic interval from Manihot esculenta cultivar AM560-2 chromosome 12, M.esculenta_v8, whole genome shotgun sequence contains the following:
- the LOC110628373 gene encoding uncharacterized protein LOC110628373; protein product: MWLEWLRSPSRAHTSPRQPPEPPSPRYFSSSSFKDINAILLEEENRSKSQPQTPRRPSIFHRASPLYRHHRNRSKTFIISPPPNQDDHKIILYFTSLGIVRRTLEDCRTVRSILRGFHVPIDERDLSMDAEYLDEIQMISASKKVRLPAVFLGGKYLGGAEEINEMNESGELSKLIGGLPAMAAIRSTLRSMGLGPAHRAV